One segment of Vagococcus martis DNA contains the following:
- a CDS encoding PTS sugar transporter subunit IIB codes for MKVVMVCSGGMSSAIVVKAILKEAEKQGFDLDMIAVGSGEVEETLNQGDYELLLVAPQVKHQFSRYEELAKEKNIPIELVAPTGYTPIGAPKTLEQIKKHK; via the coding sequence ATGAAAGTCGTAATGGTATGTTCAGGTGGAATGTCAAGTGCAATAGTGGTTAAAGCAATTCTTAAAGAAGCAGAGAAACAAGGATTTGACTTAGATATGATTGCAGTGGGTTCAGGTGAAGTAGAAGAAACATTAAATCAAGGAGATTATGAGTTACTATTAGTTGCACCTCAAGTAAAACATCAATTTAGTCGTTATGAAGAGTTGGCAAAAGAAAAAAATATTCCAATTGAATTAGTTGCTCCTACAGGTTACACACCAATTGGTGCACCAAAAACATTAGAACAAATAAAAAAACATAAATAG
- a CDS encoding siderophore ABC transporter substrate-binding protein — translation MKRVKKWSLASLVVVGVMMLGACGSSSATEDTEKSSSEAQETVKVTDSNGETLELKSHPKKVVVFDMGALDTIKELGEADKVVGAPTKTLPSYLSSFKNLESAGGIKEPDMEKINAMQPDLIIISGRQQDMQKELENIAPTLYLSVDNKKAWESTVENIETLGTVFDKEDVAKEKVDELTTKREALEEIAKESGKKGLMSLVNEGSLSVFGPESRFGIIYEGFGVIPADEAIEPSPHGQEVSYEYVLEKNPDILFVVDRTKAIGGDDSKNNVADNALVKETTAGKEGKVISLTPDVWYLAGGGIKATQMMMEDVESAYK, via the coding sequence ATGAAACGAGTAAAAAAATGGAGTCTAGCAAGTTTAGTTGTTGTAGGGGTGATGATGTTAGGGGCATGTGGCTCATCAAGTGCGACAGAAGACACAGAAAAATCATCAAGTGAGGCACAAGAAACAGTGAAGGTAACTGATAGTAACGGAGAGACTCTGGAGTTAAAATCACATCCTAAAAAAGTCGTGGTATTTGATATGGGAGCTCTTGATACGATTAAAGAATTAGGTGAAGCAGATAAAGTTGTTGGTGCACCAACAAAAACATTACCAAGTTATTTATCTAGCTTTAAAAATTTAGAATCAGCTGGTGGAATTAAAGAGCCAGATATGGAAAAAATTAATGCGATGCAGCCTGACTTAATCATCATATCAGGTCGTCAACAAGACATGCAAAAAGAGTTAGAAAACATTGCACCAACGCTTTACTTATCAGTAGATAACAAAAAAGCATGGGAATCGACAGTAGAAAATATTGAAACATTGGGAACAGTTTTTGATAAAGAAGATGTGGCAAAAGAAAAAGTCGATGAACTGACAACAAAACGTGAAGCATTAGAAGAAATTGCCAAAGAAAGTGGTAAAAAAGGATTGATGAGCTTAGTGAATGAAGGGTCATTATCAGTATTTGGTCCAGAATCACGTTTTGGTATCATCTATGAAGGGTTTGGAGTAATACCAGCAGACGAAGCAATTGAACCATCACCACATGGACAAGAAGTGTCTTATGAGTATGTATTGGAGAAAAATCCTGATATTTTATTTGTTGTTGACCGTACCAAAGCAATTGGTGGGGATGATAGTAAAAATAATGTAGCAGATAATGCTTTAGTAAAAGAAACAACAGCTGGTAAAGAAGGAAAAGTAATTAGTTTAACACCTGATGTATGGTACTTAGCAGGTGGAGGGATTAAAGCTACGCAAATGATGATGGAAGATGTCGAATCAGCTTATAAATAG
- a CDS encoding iron ABC transporter ATP-binding protein — MNIEKVVKQYGSKKVVDTVDYDVVPQTLTVFIGPNGAGKSTLLGMMSRLLDKDQGGIYLEGQEVKAWNQHELAKKLSILKQANGVQLRLTVRELVAFGRFPHSKGRLTKLDQEKINESLAYLGLDDLAEETIDTLSGGQLQRAYIAMVLAQDTEYIFLDEPLNNLDMNHAVMLMKTIRRLVDEAKKTVVIVLHDINFAASYADNIVAMKSGEIFKAGPTDDIITKEVLDELYDMNMRVCELEGKRFCLYFNE, encoded by the coding sequence ATGAACATCGAAAAAGTAGTGAAACAGTATGGAAGCAAAAAAGTTGTCGATACGGTGGATTATGATGTGGTACCACAAACACTCACTGTGTTTATTGGACCAAATGGTGCTGGTAAAAGTACGCTACTAGGTATGATGAGTCGTTTGTTAGATAAAGACCAAGGGGGAATTTATTTAGAAGGGCAGGAAGTGAAAGCTTGGAATCAACATGAACTTGCCAAGAAACTATCAATTTTAAAGCAAGCAAATGGGGTTCAATTACGTTTAACTGTAAGGGAATTAGTTGCATTTGGTCGGTTTCCACATAGTAAGGGACGGTTAACAAAACTTGATCAAGAAAAGATTAATGAGTCTCTTGCTTATCTAGGTTTAGATGATTTGGCAGAAGAAACCATTGATACATTGTCAGGCGGACAATTACAACGAGCATATATTGCGATGGTACTAGCACAAGATACAGAATATATCTTTTTGGATGAGCCGCTAAATAATTTAGATATGAATCATGCGGTGATGTTGATGAAAACAATTCGTCGTTTAGTTGATGAGGCAAAAAAAACAGTAGTGATTGTCTTACATGATATAAATTTTGCAGCAAGCTACGCTGATAATATCGTCGCGATGAAATCTGGCGAGATATTTAAAGCAGGTCCTACCGATGACATTATTACCAAAGAGGTACTAGACGAGTTGTATGACATGAACATGCGCGTATGCGAATTAGAAGGAAAGCGATTTTGTTTATATTTTAATGAATAG
- a CDS encoding iron chelate uptake ABC transporter family permease subunit — MKHKQIYFRLVMLLLLVLLSIGLFMTYQTYGNWQFALTLRGKKLLAFVIVGLLTSFSTISFQTITQSHFLTPSILGFDSLYVLVQTTLFFYFGQTPTHPMIMFGLNVGLMVIFSVILFGFLLRKESQDLFLLLMIGMVLGTFFRSVSTFLQVLMDPNEYDKLQGKLFASFSNVDVSLLYMVIPIVIGIILLFWIVSPTLDVFHLGTCQAINLGINVQRFRWFILFLISLSVALSTALIGPITFLGFIVANITYQILPVYKHRYLFVFSALLSILMLVLGQFLVEHIFHMNTTLSVVIEFSGGVYFIWKLLSERGKTLQ; from the coding sequence ATGAAACATAAACAGATTTATTTTAGATTAGTGATGTTATTATTGCTCGTGCTATTAAGTATTGGATTATTTATGACTTATCAGACTTATGGCAATTGGCAATTTGCTTTGACGCTTAGAGGGAAAAAATTATTGGCGTTTGTCATTGTGGGGTTATTAACAAGCTTTTCAACAATTAGTTTTCAGACTATTACTCAAAGTCATTTTTTAACGCCAAGTATTTTAGGATTTGATTCCCTTTATGTTTTAGTTCAGACCACACTATTCTTTTATTTTGGTCAAACACCCACTCATCCCATGATAATGTTTGGTTTAAACGTTGGGTTGATGGTGATATTTAGTGTGATATTATTTGGTTTTTTACTTAGAAAAGAGTCACAAGATTTATTTTTATTATTGATGATAGGGATGGTTCTAGGAACATTTTTTAGAAGTGTTAGTACTTTTTTACAAGTTCTGATGGATCCAAATGAATACGATAAGCTACAAGGAAAACTATTTGCGAGTTTTTCAAATGTGGATGTATCCCTTCTTTATATGGTTATACCAATTGTGATAGGGATTATTTTATTATTCTGGATTGTGTCACCGACACTAGATGTGTTTCATTTAGGAACATGTCAGGCGATTAACTTAGGAATTAATGTACAACGATTTCGTTGGTTCATTTTATTTTTAATCAGTTTAAGCGTGGCACTCTCGACGGCATTAATTGGTCCGATTACCTTTTTAGGGTTTATTGTAGCCAACATAACGTATCAAATATTACCTGTGTATAAGCATCGTTATTTATTTGTTTTTAGTGCTTTATTAAGTATTTTGATGCTAGTATTAGGTCAATTTTTAGTGGAACATATATTCCACATGAATACGACATTAAGTGTCGTGATTGAATTTAGTGGTGGTGTGTACTTTATTTGGAAATTACTCTCTGAAAGGGGGAAAACACTTCAATGA